A single genomic interval of Gemmatimonadota bacterium harbors:
- a CDS encoding GNAT family N-acetyltransferase, whose product MPELQLRMMRPELEDLPEISVPDGYVLRTYRPGDEAAWCEIMNTGIGTDWTAEKCRKELTETEPFMADGCFFATRSGVAVATACAYDVRPEGVSAAQVHMVCAKPAHRGRGLGRLVTLAVLHYMRERGYAAAFLGTDDFRLPAVKTYLGLGFIPDYIEDSHRVRWSAVFARVGELQS is encoded by the coding sequence ATGCCTGAACTGCAACTCCGGATGATGCGCCCCGAACTGGAAGACCTGCCGGAAATCAGCGTGCCGGACGGGTATGTGCTGAGGACCTACCGGCCCGGCGACGAAGCAGCCTGGTGCGAGATCATGAACACGGGCATCGGGACGGACTGGACGGCGGAGAAGTGCCGCAAAGAACTGACGGAAACGGAACCGTTCATGGCGGACGGGTGTTTCTTCGCAACACGATCGGGGGTAGCCGTGGCCACGGCCTGCGCCTATGACGTCCGGCCCGAGGGCGTAAGCGCCGCGCAGGTACACATGGTCTGCGCGAAACCGGCCCACCGCGGAAGGGGACTGGGCCGACTCGTTACCCTGGCCGTGCTCCATTACATGCGGGAGCGCGGCTACGCGGCCGCTTTTCTGGGTACGGACGATTTTCGCTTGCCTGCCGTCAAGACCTATCTCGGACTGGGGTTCATTCCCGACTATATCGAGGACAGCCACCGAGTGCGCTGGTCCGCCGTGTTCGCGAGAGTCGGGGAACTGCAGTCCTGA
- a CDS encoding sugar phosphate isomerase/epimerase, whose protein sequence is MPANLLACRTASYGKFSESAYAHLPTIGVHHVEIDAPAPDQVAGVKSRLEDHGLSASSLQCPVEIQYDDVDARLTPHLDAAAALGARVLFVSVQAGDQDKRVVYERLHRCGAKAAEYGITIGMETHPDLITNAAIALETMGGVDHPNVRVNYDTANIHYYNRDVDHVDEMEKVIDCIGSMHLKDTDGQYKTWCFPTFGEGIVDFKTVFDRLNAHGFHGPFTMEIEGVAGESLNEEETCRRVADSVAHLRSVGCDV, encoded by the coding sequence ATGCCCGCCAACCTGCTTGCGTGCCGAACGGCAAGCTACGGAAAGTTCAGCGAATCCGCCTATGCCCATCTGCCCACGATCGGCGTTCATCACGTGGAAATCGACGCCCCCGCGCCGGATCAGGTCGCCGGGGTCAAGTCCAGGCTCGAAGATCACGGGCTTTCGGCCAGCAGCCTGCAGTGCCCGGTGGAGATCCAGTACGACGACGTGGACGCTCGGCTGACCCCGCACCTGGACGCCGCCGCGGCCCTGGGCGCCCGCGTGCTTTTCGTGAGCGTTCAGGCCGGGGACCAGGATAAGCGCGTGGTTTACGAACGATTGCACCGTTGTGGCGCAAAGGCGGCCGAATACGGGATCACCATCGGTATGGAAACCCATCCCGATCTGATCACCAATGCGGCCATCGCCCTGGAGACCATGGGCGGCGTCGACCACCCCAACGTCCGCGTGAATTACGACACGGCCAACATACACTACTACAACCGGGACGTGGACCACGTCGACGAAATGGAAAAGGTCATCGACTGCATCGGCAGCATGCATCTCAAGGATACCGACGGCCAATACAAAACCTGGTGCTTTCCCACTTTCGGCGAGGGCATCGTCGATTTCAAGACGGTTTTCGACCGGCTGAACGCCCACGGGTTCCACGGACCGTTCACCATGGAAATCGAAGGGGTGGCAGGGGAATCGCTCAACGAAGAGGAGACCTGCCGGCGCGTTGCGGATTCGGTGGCGCACCTGCGGAGCGTCGGATGTGACGTGTAG
- a CDS encoding NAD(P)-binding protein, with the protein MTHAIVIGGGLAGLAGAVALADSGLQVELYERRPILGGRATSFIHPSSGERVDNCQHVLLGCCVNLLDFYTRLGVAEHIDFHEDIPFIDESSRVSVIEPSALPPPLHLLPSFLRLKTMGIRDKLSIVRTVAGMIRHVARPGRTGEPAVAPAPAASRGTEPSPVSMAAWLEAHGATNRAVEAFWKPFLISALNDELDDIDADYGIGTAVRAMLLNRSGYEVGLPAVPLGDLYAPCIDYIEQRGGRVVFNRGVTGINVHDGKVASISLQDGSSVEAEAYLSALPFDVLCKLLPKSQASDPYFSMLDGLSVSPITAVHVWFDRPVTELGYAAVIGRRIQWIFNQSSRHAGTFSADNGGAYLGLVVSASDDWMKTPRQVIIDQAMEDLDSLLPAVRQAKLLKAIVVKEGRATFAPRPGCDALRPGPTSPLSNFSIAGDWVQTGWPATMESAVRSGYQAAEVLLRTLGATKPILKPDLPAEGLMKWVTGLRGF; encoded by the coding sequence ATGACCCACGCAATCGTCATCGGAGGAGGGCTGGCCGGACTGGCCGGCGCGGTCGCACTGGCCGATTCCGGCTTGCAGGTCGAACTGTACGAAAGGCGTCCGATCCTGGGAGGCCGCGCCACATCCTTCATCCACCCGTCGAGCGGCGAAAGGGTGGACAACTGCCAGCACGTGCTCCTGGGCTGCTGCGTCAACCTCCTCGACTTCTATACGCGCCTCGGCGTCGCGGAACATATCGACTTCCACGAAGACATCCCGTTCATCGACGAGTCCAGCCGGGTCTCGGTCATCGAGCCCTCAGCGCTCCCCCCGCCCCTGCATCTGCTTCCATCTTTCCTGCGGCTGAAGACCATGGGCATCCGGGACAAGCTGTCCATCGTCCGTACCGTGGCCGGCATGATTCGTCACGTTGCCAGACCAGGGAGAACCGGCGAGCCGGCCGTGGCGCCCGCCCCTGCGGCGTCCCGCGGCACGGAGCCATCGCCGGTTTCCATGGCCGCCTGGCTCGAGGCCCACGGGGCAACAAATCGGGCCGTCGAAGCCTTCTGGAAACCCTTCCTGATCAGCGCGCTCAATGACGAACTGGACGACATCGATGCCGACTACGGAATCGGAACGGCCGTCCGGGCCATGCTGCTCAATCGCAGCGGATACGAGGTGGGACTGCCCGCCGTTCCGCTGGGAGATCTTTACGCGCCCTGTATAGACTACATCGAGCAGCGGGGCGGCCGCGTCGTGTTCAACCGGGGGGTTACCGGTATTAACGTCCACGACGGCAAGGTGGCTTCCATCTCGCTGCAGGACGGTTCGTCTGTCGAAGCCGAGGCCTACCTTTCGGCCCTGCCTTTCGACGTCCTGTGCAAGCTGCTTCCTAAAAGCCAGGCTTCGGATCCCTATTTCTCGATGCTGGACGGGCTGTCGGTCTCGCCTATCACGGCCGTGCACGTCTGGTTCGACCGGCCCGTGACGGAACTGGGCTACGCCGCCGTGATCGGCCGAAGGATACAGTGGATATTCAACCAGTCCAGCCGGCACGCCGGTACCTTCTCCGCGGATAACGGCGGCGCCTATCTCGGCCTCGTAGTCAGCGCTTCCGATGACTGGATGAAAACGCCCCGGCAGGTCATCATCGATCAGGCCATGGAAGATCTCGACTCACTCCTGCCCGCCGTACGCCAGGCCAAACTGCTCAAGGCCATCGTCGTCAAGGAGGGCCGGGCCACCTTCGCGCCCCGGCCTGGTTGCGACGCGCTGCGCCCCGGCCCAACCAGTCCCCTTTCAAATTTCTCCATCGCCGGCGACTGGGTGCAGACGGGCTGGCCGGCGACCATGGAGAGCGCCGTGCGCAGCGGTTACCAGGCCGCCGAGGTCCTGTTGCGTACCCTGGGAGCAACGAAGCCCATCCTGAAACCCGACCTGCCCGCGGAAGGCCTGATGAAGTGGGTCACGGGACTGCGGGGCTTCTGA